A window from Agrobacterium tumefaciens encodes these proteins:
- a CDS encoding 3-hydroxybutyryl-CoA dehydrogenase produces the protein MTAPFKNIGVIGAGQMGCGIAHVSAIAGYRVHIYDLSKEGIEAGLATINGNLARQVTNGKLSDDARKQALTLISGSTDVNDLAPMDIVIEAATENEEIKRKIYAQVCPVLKPEALLATNTSSLSITRLASATDRPEQFMGIHFMNPVPVMKLVELVRGIATNEKTFDAAKAYVRTLEKAITVAEDFPAFIVNRILLPMINEAIYTLYEGVGSVEAIDTAMRLGANHPMGPLQLADFIGLDTCLSIMQVLHDGLSDSKYRPCPLLVKYVEAGWLGRKSGRGFYDYRGETPVPTR, from the coding sequence ATGACCGCCCCCTTTAAAAACATCGGTGTCATCGGAGCCGGTCAGATGGGGTGCGGCATTGCGCATGTTTCCGCCATTGCCGGCTACCGGGTCCATATCTACGATCTTTCGAAGGAAGGCATCGAGGCCGGCCTTGCCACGATCAACGGCAATCTCGCCCGCCAGGTGACCAACGGCAAGCTTTCCGATGACGCGCGCAAACAAGCGCTGACGCTCATCAGCGGATCGACCGACGTCAATGATCTGGCGCCGATGGATATCGTCATCGAGGCTGCCACGGAAAACGAGGAGATCAAGCGCAAGATCTATGCGCAGGTCTGCCCGGTCCTGAAACCCGAGGCATTGCTCGCCACCAACACGTCTTCACTTTCCATCACCCGGCTTGCTTCCGCCACCGACCGCCCCGAGCAGTTCATGGGCATCCATTTCATGAACCCGGTGCCCGTCATGAAACTGGTCGAGCTGGTGCGCGGCATCGCCACCAACGAGAAGACCTTCGATGCGGCGAAGGCCTATGTGCGGACGCTCGAAAAGGCGATCACCGTTGCCGAAGATTTCCCAGCCTTCATCGTCAACCGCATCCTGCTGCCGATGATCAACGAGGCGATCTACACGCTGTATGAGGGCGTCGGTTCGGTGGAAGCCATCGACACCGCCATGCGGCTCGGCGCAAACCACCCGATGGGTCCGCTACAACTTGCCGATTTCATCGGTCTCGATACCTGTTTGTCGATCATGCAGGTGCTGCATGACGGTCTGTCCGACAGCAAATACCGCCCCTGCCCGCTGCTGGTCAAATATGTCGAGGCCGGCTGGCTCGGCCGCAAATCCGGACGCGGCTTCTACGATTACCGCGGCGAGACGCCGGTTCCGACACGGTAG
- the tlpA gene encoding thiol:disulfide interchange protein TlpA, whose translation MTEKTPFRLPSAKLVAIAAVAGLLSGAGAVWFRHIGSESPVQGAAVAEGGLCEGAANRIASLKPFLKGQVAAMSAADRPRVIPLSFKGPEAKDMTLADLKGKAVLLNLWATWCVPCREEMPALNALEKEKGGDEFEVVAVNIDVGADEKPKAFMDEYKIDALKHYRDSSMGVFNVLKKEGLAFGLPATLLLDENGCLLAAMNGPAAWDSEDAKALISAVK comes from the coding sequence ATGACAGAAAAAACGCCGTTCAGGCTTCCTTCCGCCAAGTTGGTTGCAATTGCTGCCGTTGCCGGTCTTTTAAGCGGCGCGGGCGCGGTCTGGTTCAGGCATATTGGGTCTGAGAGCCCGGTTCAAGGGGCTGCGGTGGCAGAGGGCGGTTTATGTGAGGGTGCGGCAAACCGCATCGCCTCGCTGAAACCGTTTCTGAAGGGGCAGGTGGCCGCGATGTCGGCGGCGGATAGACCGCGTGTCATCCCGCTCTCCTTCAAGGGGCCGGAGGCCAAGGACATGACGCTTGCCGACCTCAAGGGCAAGGCGGTTCTTCTCAACCTGTGGGCCACATGGTGCGTGCCCTGCCGGGAAGAAATGCCGGCCCTGAACGCGCTGGAGAAGGAAAAGGGCGGAGACGAGTTCGAGGTTGTGGCCGTCAATATCGATGTTGGCGCGGATGAAAAACCGAAAGCCTTCATGGACGAATACAAGATCGACGCCCTGAAGCATTACCGCGACAGTTCCATGGGCGTCTTCAACGTTCTGAAAAAGGAAGGTCTTGCTTTCGGCCTGCCTGCCACCCTGCTGCTGGATGAAAACGGCTGTCTGCTCGCGGCCATGAACGGCCCGGCGGCGTGGGACAGCGAAGATGCCAAGGCGCTGATATCGGCAGTCAAATGA